A genomic segment from Rickettsiella endosymbiont of Miltochrista miniata encodes:
- a CDS encoding L-serine ammonia-lyase — protein MTIPKEFQAVVRRTRTNERNVYGIHEHVSTDVQQHHSLKGEAYISVFDLFSIGIGPSSSHTVGPMKAACAFVENLALDFELFNEISRLQVELFGSLALTGRGHGTDVAILNGLEGQLPETVIPDEVVPRAKSIIESGKIQLAGKKFISFSEKTDLLFLQKALLPLHTNGMRFSAFNTQGVLLSSQIYYSIGGGFIVTEQEFGQQYKDAVPVSYPFSTASELFNACKKNNLTISELMLANEQQLAPDRDVRTDLLKIADTMQTCVDSGCHAQGILPGELNVKRRAPELFRKMNDKTTSKLAAFPGALLWPTIYAMAVNEENAAGGRVVTAPTNGAAGIIPAVLTYYRRFYEDVSEQSITNFLLTAGAIALLYKMNASISGAEVGCQGEVGVACSMAAGALTAVLGGTLEQIENAAEMAMEHHLGLTCDPVAGLVQIPCIERNGVGAEKAIKLAYLALMEDGKNKKVSLDKVIETMFATGKDMMAIYKETSLGGLAKTLAVNITEC, from the coding sequence ATGACTATACCCAAAGAATTTCAAGCTGTGGTTAGGCGCACGAGGACGAACGAGCGCAATGTATACGGAATACATGAGCACGTGAGTACCGATGTGCAACAACACCACAGCTTGAAAGGCGAAGCGTATATTAGTGTGTTTGATTTGTTCTCAATTGGTATAGGCCCATCGAGCTCGCATACCGTAGGCCCTATGAAAGCAGCCTGCGCTTTTGTGGAAAATCTGGCGCTTGATTTTGAATTATTTAATGAAATTAGCCGTTTACAGGTTGAGCTGTTTGGTTCGCTAGCGCTAACTGGCCGCGGTCATGGCACGGATGTTGCAATTTTAAATGGCCTTGAAGGACAACTTCCTGAAACAGTCATTCCCGATGAGGTTGTTCCGCGCGCCAAGTCAATTATTGAAAGTGGTAAAATTCAGCTGGCAGGGAAAAAATTTATCTCATTTTCTGAGAAAACAGACCTATTATTTCTACAAAAAGCATTGCTACCATTGCATACCAATGGTATGCGTTTTAGTGCCTTTAATACCCAAGGTGTTCTATTAAGTAGTCAAATTTATTACTCTATCGGTGGTGGTTTTATTGTCACTGAACAAGAGTTTGGCCAGCAATATAAAGATGCTGTTCCAGTATCTTATCCCTTCTCTACAGCCAGTGAGTTGTTTAATGCCTGTAAAAAAAATAACTTAACGATTTCGGAGCTAATGTTGGCTAATGAACAACAATTAGCACCCGATAGAGATGTACGCACTGATTTATTGAAAATAGCCGATACCATGCAAACCTGCGTGGATAGCGGTTGTCATGCTCAGGGAATATTACCCGGCGAGCTTAATGTCAAACGTCGGGCACCGGAACTTTTCAGAAAAATGAATGATAAAACCACTTCGAAATTAGCGGCGTTTCCAGGGGCATTATTGTGGCCAACCATTTACGCGATGGCAGTTAATGAGGAAAATGCTGCTGGAGGTCGTGTGGTGACGGCGCCAACTAATGGGGCGGCAGGTATTATTCCGGCGGTATTAACTTATTATCGCCGTTTTTATGAAGATGTCAGTGAACAATCGATCACTAATTTTTTATTAACTGCAGGTGCTATCGCTTTACTTTATAAAATGAATGCATCGATATCCGGTGCAGAAGTGGGTTGTCAGGGTGAAGTCGGTGTGGCTTGCTCTATGGCCGCAGGAGCATTGACGGCAGTTTTAGGCGGCACGTTAGAACAAATAGAAAATGCCGCGGAAATGGCGATGGAACATCATTTGGGATTAACTTGCGATCCAGTAGCGGGCTTAGTTCAAATTCCCTGTATCGAACGCAATGGTGTCGGTGCGGAAAAGGCGATTAAATTGGCTTATTTAGCGTTAATGGAGGATGGGAAAAATAAAAAAGTATCCTTAGATAAAGTCATCGAAACCATGTTTGCCACTGGAAAAGATATGATGGCTATTTACAAAGAAACCTCTTTAGGTGGTTTGGCAAAGACACTCGCTGTTAATATCACGGAATGTTAG
- the pssA gene encoding CDP-diacylglycerol--serine O-phosphatidyltransferase, whose translation MNNLNDAKLFQPIEEKLATSEDKASNHGDHEEGERLAYRRRGIYLLPNLFTIAGLFAGFYAIVTAMEGYFNYAAVAIFVAMIMDFFDGRVARLTNTQSAFGAELDSLSDMVSFGVAPALVIYSWSLEGLGKLGWLAAFIFAAAGALRLARFNTQVSVADKRYFQGLPIPAAAGVLASMVWLCVDSEILGNGVSMMTAVLAIIIAILMVSNVRYYSFKEIDLKGRVPFVAILLVVLAFVGISLDPPKILFLIFFCYALSGPILTLRALYKARSLRRK comes from the coding sequence ATGAACAATTTAAATGACGCAAAACTTTTCCAGCCCATTGAAGAAAAATTGGCTACTTCTGAGGATAAAGCGAGTAACCATGGTGATCATGAAGAGGGCGAAAGATTAGCTTACCGTCGGCGTGGAATTTATTTACTACCCAATTTATTTACCATCGCCGGTTTATTCGCAGGTTTTTATGCCATTGTCACGGCCATGGAAGGTTATTTTAATTATGCGGCCGTTGCTATTTTTGTTGCCATGATTATGGATTTTTTTGACGGTCGTGTTGCACGCCTAACCAATACACAAAGCGCTTTTGGTGCTGAATTAGATAGTTTATCAGATATGGTTTCTTTTGGCGTCGCACCCGCGCTGGTTATTTATAGTTGGTCTTTAGAAGGCCTAGGTAAATTAGGTTGGTTAGCCGCATTTATATTTGCAGCGGCTGGGGCATTACGTTTAGCACGTTTCAATACACAGGTATCGGTAGCCGATAAACGGTATTTTCAAGGATTACCTATTCCTGCCGCAGCGGGTGTGTTAGCCAGTATGGTGTGGCTATGTGTTGACTCAGAAATCTTGGGTAATGGTGTTAGCATGATGACCGCTGTATTAGCGATCATCATTGCTATCTTGATGGTCAGTAATGTCCGTTATTACTCCTTTAAAGAAATTGACCTTAAAGGACGTGTACCTTTTGTCGCTATTTTATTGGTTGTGTTAGCTTTTGTAGGCATTTCATTGGATCCACCCAAAATATTATTTTTGATCTTTTTCTGCTATGCCCTTTCCGGTCCCATTTTAACCTTGCGTGCTCTTTATAAAGCGCGATCCTTAAGAAGGAAATAG
- the mutS gene encoding DNA mismatch repair protein MutS produces the protein MKSSIDLAQHTPMIRQYLQLKAQHKDKLLFYRMGDFYELFYEDAIKAAKLLNITLTKRGQSASQDIPMAGVPFHSVETYLAKLVKLGESIAICEQIGDPNLSKGPMERQVTRIITPGTLSDEALLEDNQSLLLALYNHNEEFGLSYFDMGSGQIHILQITGEEALASELARLNPSELLISEEHKTEQLLKPYKTIRRRPPWEFDLTTATHLLTQQFQVRDLSGFGCQDLPLALQATGCLLNYVKDTQRAQLKHIQPIRIERREESIVLDATTRRNLELTINLQGEKSNTLMSILDKTATPMGGRLLNRWLHRPLRKIFGVEARQGAIKDLLATLSYISLHSLLKSLGDLERIITRVGLKSARPRDLSQLRLGLAILPDIHNKLAPCLKAQNSEKKSELLIALSQHIKTFPQLFHLLQQAIVENPPAVTREGGMIAKGYHAELDELQNLSAHAGQYLIDLEKRERELSGINTLKVGFNRVHGYHIEISRGQAKHVPAHYIRRQTLTNAERFITPELKEFEDKALSAHSKALSLEKKLYDELLDKLAIYLTDLQETINAVAELDVLTCFAERAITLNLTCPLLSKNPGIHIEEGRHLVIEQTLDTPFVANNCHLTPDQRLLIITGPNMGGKSTYMRQTALICLLAMIGCFVPAKSATIGPIDRIFTRIGAADDLASGRSTFMVEMTETAAILHNATEQSLIIMDEIGRGTSTFDGLALAFSCAEYLAKHVKAYTLFATHYFELTGLTKENTVISNYHVDAREHGDSIVFLYTVKEGPANQSYGLQVAQLAGVPKPVIQRAREKLMELEDHSHTKSNKINPSTTPQKLSVNPAIMALLEQVDPDQLAPKEALEIIYRLKSLQGIPV, from the coding sequence ATGAAAAGTAGCATCGATTTAGCTCAACACACGCCAATGATTCGTCAATATCTGCAATTAAAAGCTCAGCATAAAGATAAATTATTATTTTATCGCATGGGAGATTTTTACGAATTATTTTATGAAGATGCCATCAAAGCCGCAAAATTATTAAACATTACGTTAACTAAGAGAGGGCAATCCGCGAGTCAAGACATTCCCATGGCAGGTGTACCTTTTCATAGCGTCGAAACCTACTTGGCCAAATTGGTAAAACTTGGCGAATCGATTGCTATTTGCGAACAAATAGGTGATCCGAATCTATCCAAAGGTCCTATGGAAAGACAGGTTACACGTATTATTACACCAGGAACACTGAGCGATGAAGCATTATTAGAAGATAATCAAAGTTTGCTACTTGCGCTATATAATCACAATGAAGAATTTGGGCTTTCTTATTTTGATATGGGAAGCGGCCAAATTCACATTCTACAGATTACCGGTGAAGAAGCGCTTGCCAGCGAATTAGCACGACTCAACCCCTCCGAACTCTTAATCAGTGAAGAGCATAAAACCGAACAACTATTAAAACCTTATAAAACTATCCGTCGCCGCCCGCCCTGGGAATTTGATTTAACTACTGCAACTCATTTATTAACCCAACAATTTCAAGTGCGCGATCTAAGTGGTTTTGGCTGCCAGGATTTGCCTTTGGCACTACAAGCCACTGGTTGCTTATTAAATTATGTCAAAGACACGCAACGTGCTCAATTAAAACATATTCAGCCAATACGTATAGAAAGACGTGAAGAAAGTATTGTATTGGATGCTACCACCCGACGTAATTTAGAGTTAACGATCAATTTACAGGGCGAGAAAAGTAATACGTTGATGTCCATTCTAGACAAAACGGCAACGCCTATGGGAGGTCGTTTACTTAATCGATGGCTGCATCGCCCTTTACGTAAGATATTTGGCGTAGAAGCGCGACAAGGCGCCATTAAAGATTTATTAGCAACACTATCCTATATCAGCTTACACTCGTTGTTAAAATCACTCGGTGATCTTGAACGTATTATTACACGGGTTGGATTAAAATCCGCGAGACCGCGCGATTTAAGCCAATTACGTCTGGGCTTAGCCATTTTGCCAGACATTCATAACAAACTTGCTCCTTGCTTAAAAGCTCAAAACTCTGAAAAAAAATCAGAATTGCTTATAGCATTAAGTCAACATATTAAAACATTTCCTCAGTTATTTCATTTATTGCAGCAAGCTATTGTTGAAAATCCTCCTGCGGTTACTCGCGAAGGCGGAATGATCGCTAAAGGATATCATGCTGAACTTGATGAGCTACAAAACCTAAGTGCTCATGCCGGACAATATCTGATTGACTTAGAAAAACGTGAACGAGAGCTTTCAGGCATCAACACGCTGAAAGTGGGCTTTAATCGCGTACATGGTTATCACATCGAAATAAGTCGTGGGCAAGCCAAACATGTGCCCGCACATTATATTCGTCGGCAAACACTCACTAATGCAGAACGTTTTATTACACCTGAGTTAAAGGAATTTGAGGATAAAGCCTTAAGCGCCCATTCTAAAGCGTTAAGTTTGGAAAAAAAACTTTACGATGAATTACTCGATAAACTAGCCATTTACTTAACCGATTTACAAGAAACCATCAATGCCGTAGCCGAGTTAGATGTGTTGACCTGTTTTGCAGAACGAGCAATTACTCTCAATTTAACTTGTCCTTTATTAAGTAAAAATCCAGGCATCCATATCGAAGAAGGTCGACACTTAGTTATCGAACAAACCTTAGATACCCCTTTTGTAGCCAATAATTGTCATTTGACTCCTGATCAACGCTTATTAATCATCACGGGTCCAAACATGGGTGGAAAATCAACCTATATGCGACAAACGGCCTTAATTTGTCTATTAGCAATGATAGGTTGTTTTGTTCCTGCAAAAAGCGCTACGATAGGCCCCATTGATCGTATTTTCACCCGAATCGGAGCTGCTGATGATCTTGCTAGCGGTCGTTCAACCTTTATGGTAGAAATGACAGAAACCGCCGCTATTTTACATAATGCAACTGAGCAAAGCTTAATTATTATGGATGAAATTGGACGCGGTACCAGTACTTTTGATGGACTCGCTTTAGCTTTTTCTTGTGCTGAATATTTAGCAAAGCATGTTAAAGCTTATACCTTATTTGCTACTCATTATTTTGAGTTGACTGGTTTGACTAAAGAAAACACAGTCATAAGCAACTACCATGTCGATGCAAGAGAACACGGTGATAGCATTGTATTTTTATATACCGTCAAGGAAGGGCCAGCAAATCAAAGTTATGGTTTACAAGTAGCGCAGTTAGCAGGCGTTCCTAAACCTGTTATCCAGCGCGCCAGAGAAAAACTTATGGAGCTTGAGGATCACTCTCATACAAAATCCAATAAAATAAACCCATCTACCACTCCACAGAAACTCTCTGTTAACCCTGCTATTATGGCATTATTAGAACAGGTGGATCCGGATCAATTAGCCCCAAAAGAAGCGCTTGAGATCATTTATCGACTAAAATCCTTGCAAGGAATTCCAGTATGA
- a CDS encoding dihydroneopterin aldolase — protein sequence MNSQLILEKLNLHVKLGHTIEERLLPQRVILQIKLGFDRLPDACTNDNLINTICYADLADDLQQFCNDRSFKLIEALAYQLYQFLKVKLSEKINAKINIFLCITKNPQLASLEQASFSISD from the coding sequence ATGAATTCTCAATTAATACTAGAAAAACTTAATTTACACGTTAAACTAGGCCATACAATCGAAGAACGGCTCTTACCGCAAAGGGTTATTTTACAAATAAAGCTGGGTTTTGATCGTTTGCCTGATGCCTGTACCAACGATAATTTAATAAATACCATCTGCTATGCGGATCTGGCGGATGATTTACAGCAATTCTGCAATGATCGATCTTTTAAGCTTATCGAAGCCTTAGCATATCAACTCTATCAATTTCTTAAAGTTAAACTATCTGAAAAAATAAATGCTAAAATTAATATTTTTTTGTGTATCACCAAAAATCCTCAATTAGCTTCACTAGAACAAGCTAGCTTTTCAATCAGCGACTAA
- a CDS encoding PH domain-containing protein, which yields MSYIDKTLLPDEKVIYRSHPHWIVVFKSLIGLALIAAFLIMGARHSVFILSLFSLLGLAALLSGLIVYYSSEFGITDKRVIMKSGFISRYVFENSLDRIEGVEISQSIMGRIFDYGSVRIRGVSGTNELFSAVHYPFRFRYKVLEEIERQKKAKYTLCT from the coding sequence ATGAGCTATATCGATAAAACGCTCTTGCCGGATGAAAAAGTTATATATCGCAGTCATCCTCATTGGATTGTTGTTTTTAAATCGCTAATTGGCTTGGCTTTAATTGCCGCTTTTTTGATAATGGGGGCTCGCCATTCTGTATTTATCCTCAGTCTTTTTTCTTTATTAGGTTTAGCGGCTCTCCTATCTGGGCTCATCGTTTACTACTCTTCTGAGTTTGGCATAACCGATAAACGGGTCATCATGAAATCAGGCTTTATCAGTCGCTATGTTTTTGAAAATTCCTTGGATCGGATTGAAGGGGTGGAAATTAGCCAAAGTATTATGGGCCGTATTTTCGATTATGGGTCAGTTCGTATTCGTGGGGTTAGTGGGACCAATGAGTTATTTTCCGCTGTACATTACCCATTTAGATTTCGATATAAGGTGTTAGAAGAAATTGAGCGACAAAAAAAAGCTAAATATACTCTTTGCACTTGA
- the gloB gene encoding hydroxyacylglutathione hydrolase: MTIQILPILAFKDNYIWCLINEETKHCIIVDPGEAKPVLTQLKQLNLKLDALFITHHHWDHTNGIRSILKLHEVPVFGPAREKIAGVNHPVDEDDKIELPNWPAFEVLAIPGHTLGHIAYYGNHLLFCGDTLFTAGCGRLFEGTAEQMLNSLNKLAQLPDETQIYCGHEYTLANLHFAQAVEPNNTYIKERLERTRELRQKNVASVPSLLSEERLSNPFLRCDNSEIKMRTEKRTGKKLATPVEIFAYLRQWKNNFK; this comes from the coding sequence ATGACGATACAAATATTACCTATTTTGGCTTTTAAGGATAATTATATTTGGTGTCTTATCAATGAGGAAACAAAACATTGCATCATTGTCGATCCAGGTGAAGCTAAACCCGTACTTACGCAATTAAAGCAGTTAAACCTTAAACTTGATGCACTTTTCATCACGCACCATCATTGGGATCATACCAATGGCATTCGTTCTATTTTAAAGCTACATGAGGTTCCTGTATTTGGACCTGCAAGAGAAAAAATAGCCGGAGTAAACCACCCAGTCGATGAAGACGATAAAATTGAATTACCTAATTGGCCTGCTTTTGAAGTACTTGCTATTCCTGGCCACACCTTAGGACATATTGCTTATTACGGGAACCATCTTTTATTCTGCGGCGATACCTTATTTACCGCGGGTTGCGGTCGATTATTTGAAGGTACGGCCGAGCAAATGTTGAATTCTTTGAATAAACTGGCTCAGCTCCCGGATGAGACCCAGATTTATTGCGGCCATGAATATACGCTAGCTAACCTACACTTCGCTCAAGCAGTGGAACCCAATAATACTTATATCAAGGAACGCTTAGAAAGAACTAGAGAATTACGTCAAAAAAATGTAGCTAGTGTACCCAGCCTCCTATCTGAAGAACGTCTGAGTAATCCTTTTTTACGTTGTGATAATTCAGAAATAAAGATGCGCACAGAAAAAAGAACCGGAAAAAAACTTGCAACTCCGGTTGAAATATTCGCTTATCTTCGCCAATGGAAAAATAATTTTAAATAA
- a CDS encoding acyl-CoA thioesterase, with protein sequence MTMPQEKTVSASAVHDHTYKIFPNDLNSTETVFGGLVMSTLDRVASVVAERHSQRPCVTVSVDAMHFLQPATRGDILIFQAAINRSWTSSMEIGVRVLAEDYRTGTRRHIVSAYFTFVGTDEHGRPAHVPKVIPETKDEMRRYEEAGKRRERRHQASRKKD encoded by the coding sequence ATGACTATGCCACAAGAAAAAACTGTTTCAGCATCGGCTGTGCATGATCATACTTATAAAATATTTCCTAATGACTTGAACTCAACAGAAACCGTTTTTGGTGGCTTAGTGATGTCCACACTCGATAGAGTCGCTTCTGTAGTTGCTGAGAGACATAGCCAAAGGCCTTGTGTAACTGTTTCTGTGGATGCTATGCATTTTTTGCAACCTGCAACTCGAGGAGATATTTTAATTTTTCAAGCTGCTATTAACCGTAGCTGGACCAGCTCAATGGAAATCGGCGTACGCGTTCTTGCTGAAGATTATCGTACCGGCACACGGCGTCACATAGTATCTGCGTATTTTACTTTTGTAGGTACAGATGAGCATGGCCGCCCAGCACACGTTCCTAAAGTTATTCCTGAAACGAAAGATGAAATGAGACGTTATGAAGAAGCGGGCAAGCGACGTGAACGACGACATCAAGCATCAAGGAAAAAGGACTGA
- the asd gene encoding archaetidylserine decarboxylase (Phosphatidylserine decarboxylase is synthesized as a single chain precursor. Generation of the pyruvoyl active site from a Ser is coupled to cleavage of a Gly-Ser bond between the larger (beta) and smaller (alpha chains). It is an integral membrane protein.) — protein MHTRYQSLLPQHSLSRFAGWIANCKQTWIKNRLIHGFIRHYNVDMTIAKEENPEHYINFNDFFTRLLKPEKRPISSNATDIVSPVDGTISQIGDINENQLIQAKKINYNLQALLGGSTKLAAEFQGGQFATLYLAPPDYHRVHIPYSGELKEMIYVPGRLFSVDAQTTTELPNLFVRNERVITLFSTPIGPMAVILVGAMLVGSINTPWEGIIAPASKRHIYHWHYLDNKISLLKGQEVGQFQLGSTVIILFAPNRMKWLNHLSGKKVKFGENIGQTI, from the coding sequence TTGCATACCCGTTATCAATCGTTACTACCCCAACATAGCCTATCCCGCTTTGCGGGATGGATAGCTAACTGTAAACAAACTTGGATTAAAAACAGACTAATCCATGGATTTATACGGCATTATAATGTCGATATGACGATAGCGAAGGAAGAAAATCCCGAACATTATATTAATTTTAATGATTTTTTTACGCGATTATTGAAACCCGAAAAGCGTCCGATTTCCAGTAATGCTACGGATATCGTATCGCCTGTAGATGGCACTATTAGTCAAATTGGCGATATTAATGAAAATCAGCTGATTCAAGCCAAAAAAATAAATTATAACTTACAAGCCTTATTAGGCGGCTCTACAAAACTGGCCGCAGAATTTCAAGGAGGGCAATTTGCAACACTTTATCTAGCTCCTCCAGATTACCATCGCGTACATATTCCATATAGCGGTGAACTGAAAGAAATGATTTATGTTCCGGGACGTTTATTTTCAGTAGATGCTCAAACTACTACTGAACTTCCCAATTTATTTGTTCGTAATGAGCGGGTTATAACCTTATTTTCCACGCCTATAGGTCCAATGGCGGTTATTTTAGTCGGCGCTATGCTTGTTGGCAGTATCAATACTCCATGGGAAGGAATTATCGCTCCTGCTTCCAAACGACATATTTATCATTGGCATTATCTAGACAACAAAATTTCATTACTTAAAGGACAAGAAGTTGGGCAATTTCAATTGGGCTCCACAGTTATTATTTTATTCGCGCCCAACCGTATGAAATGGTTAAATCATTTATCGGGGAAAAAAGTGAAATTTGGTGAAAATATTGGTCAGACAATATAA
- a CDS encoding FAD-dependent monooxygenase: MNTEVLIVGAGPTGLMMACQLLRYDVKFRILDKQRDRVHESRAFAIQAKSMEIFQNLGVVDEFLKLARSNVDFAFFINGKKQIEIKFKHFKHQDTPFPSVYFLPQTETERILIEFLEKKRYLY, encoded by the coding sequence ATGAATACCGAAGTATTGATTGTTGGAGCAGGCCCCACGGGGCTGATGATGGCCTGTCAGCTATTGCGTTATGACGTAAAATTTAGAATTTTGGATAAGCAACGGGATCGAGTGCATGAATCGCGAGCATTCGCTATTCAAGCTAAATCGATGGAAATATTCCAAAACTTAGGTGTTGTTGATGAGTTTCTTAAATTAGCGCGTTCGAATGTGGATTTTGCTTTTTTTATTAACGGGAAGAAACAAATAGAAATAAAGTTTAAGCATTTCAAGCATCAAGACACCCCCTTTCCTTCCGTCTATTTTCTTCCGCAAACAGAAACCGAACGTATCCTGATTGAGTTCTTAGAAAAAAAAAGGTATTTATATTGA
- a CDS encoding FAD-dependent monooxygenase yields MKCVQATIKDNMVGSTEKINCAYIIGCDGAHSSTRHTLHFTFEGNAYPQIFNLVDANIEWPYSQNKFLFFLGKDGVFVHIPLTRQISRIMLAKRAAHTEEKLTTPNLIELEHLASLLTQVSVKLVNPIWISQFRLHHRGVTKYYQHRAFLAGDAAHIHSPVGGQGMNTGIQDVTNLAWKLALVLKKGTNIKLLDTYETERHPVGKILLKTTDQFFSLLTANGFFISKLRNWLLPFVISFLFSKKNLEKRLFWFMSQLNIHYAKNPFNYEVIEKSHQVFKGGPCPGYRAPNASANSSTLFKLVSHKPFNILCFETKEEQIDKHIEKINAFIKNYQDWMQVHVFVLSPANELLFKRYGVVASAIYVIRPDGYVGFRINSDNYLFLEEYLKNLFK; encoded by the coding sequence ATTAAATGTGTGCAGGCAACTATTAAAGACAATATGGTCGGAAGCACTGAAAAAATTAATTGCGCCTACATCATTGGTTGCGATGGTGCACATAGTAGCACACGTCATACGCTTCATTTTACATTTGAAGGAAATGCTTACCCACAAATTTTTAATTTAGTTGATGCAAATATTGAATGGCCCTATTCGCAAAACAAATTTCTTTTTTTCCTAGGAAAAGATGGGGTCTTCGTGCATATTCCGCTTACTAGGCAAATTAGCCGCATTATGTTAGCAAAACGCGCAGCTCATACTGAAGAAAAACTAACTACCCCGAACTTAATAGAATTAGAGCATTTGGCCAGTTTGCTGACCCAAGTTTCTGTAAAATTAGTTAACCCAATTTGGATATCTCAATTTCGATTACATCATCGTGGGGTAACGAAATATTATCAACACCGTGCTTTTCTCGCAGGGGATGCAGCACATATTCATAGTCCGGTAGGAGGTCAGGGTATGAATACCGGAATACAAGATGTCACTAATCTTGCTTGGAAACTAGCTTTAGTATTGAAAAAGGGTACTAACATTAAATTATTAGATACTTATGAGACAGAAAGGCATCCAGTGGGAAAAATTTTATTAAAAACGACGGATCAGTTTTTTTCTTTACTCACTGCAAATGGGTTTTTTATTTCCAAACTACGAAATTGGTTACTACCTTTTGTTATTTCGTTTCTTTTTTCAAAGAAAAATTTAGAAAAGCGTTTATTCTGGTTTATGTCGCAGTTGAATATTCACTATGCTAAAAATCCGTTTAACTATGAGGTCATAGAAAAATCTCACCAAGTATTTAAAGGGGGGCCATGTCCGGGATATCGCGCGCCCAATGCATCCGCCAATTCATCGACCCTATTTAAATTAGTAAGCCACAAACCTTTTAATATACTTTGTTTTGAGACTAAAGAGGAACAAATCGATAAGCACATAGAAAAAATAAATGCTTTTATAAAAAATTATCAAGACTGGATGCAGGTTCATGTTTTCGTTTTATCTCCAGCTAACGAGCTACTTTTTAAACGATATGGAGTGGTTGCATCTGCAATTTATGTCATCAGGCCCGATGGTTATGTCGGATTTCGCATTAATTCAGATAATTATTTATTTTTAGAGGAATATCTAAAGAATTTATTTAAATAA